A single region of the Zonotrichia albicollis isolate bZonAlb1 chromosome 16, bZonAlb1.hap1, whole genome shotgun sequence genome encodes:
- the TMC5 gene encoding transmembrane channel-like protein 5 isoform X1 gives MSYHYNEAFENPDYHFSETLEIDRRGSSQRNPFSHQTPHDSSQSDYYGEHRGREQNYPVAIPMSSLGPGSDYSHDLPSTSPYGNFTENLSFEPEPELTYTPHSTSHMLDYPYTHGISSGSEDSFIRRRNRRPPDEIFVTSSSMPEADPVSREEEDLVGSLASMSSNEMIKAIQKMPKTMRKKREIRNKVLKERTKKSRHRGAQWTQGAPGVSFRRFGNALSEFFQQLRPWHKSLKIIGAEFGTSVLSYFVFLKWLLNFNIFSFLINFGFITIPQFLAAEPNNLSFTGLELLTGAGYFQQTVLYYGFYTNATISKVENGPSYNMQLAYIFTVGIYFVICFLILLFSMARFFSSNFRLTKAFSVNASKLLCTWDFNITNEEAVKLQQKNLLTQIKEDLTEVNKEVVNFSAMERFVHIATHLLAWVVSLATAVAACAGVYFLSVNNLKLFMKGYSNDLQRQSAMLVLPVIVSLLNTLVPFLFSWLGHLEKFQTPGQHIYVTIVRNIILKISIVGILCYYWLNIVATSESQCWETLVGQDIYRLVLVDFIFCLLGSFFGEFLRRIIGTTVCVSLGLPEFDIGRNVLDLIYAQTLTWIGILFSPLLPGIQMIAFLIVFFVKKVSLMRNCQPPREVWRTAQMTTSFIFLLFCPSFLGVLSVTGVTVWRLKPSEECGPFRGLPSMYAAVDEWIQMLERYTVSKWVVWIYHNLIASEIFFFIISTVVLIVTYLYWQIIQARKTMIKLLHNQIINAGQDKKFLLQKLQREQRAKRRSSSALGGRGQQRSSSSYHPSMQPAQDVPGYPERAFDRNQNTSHNEHPFSVEISSSSDFSPGAEPSPPGRSPGTSRAVALALRARAAALEEDSDPTAGFQPWAGTDSDGSERFQP, from the exons GGGGAGCTCTCAGAGGAACCCATTCTCTCACCAAACTCCTCATGATTCATCTCAGTCTGATTACTATGGAGAGCACAGAGGCAGGGAGCAGAACTACCCTGTGGCCATCCCAATGTCTTCCCTGGGCCCTGGCTCTGACTACAGCCACGATTTACCCAGCACAAGCCCATATGGAAATTTCACAG AAAATCTTTCCTTTGAGCCTGAGCCAGAACTGACTTACACCCCACATTCTACCTCCCATATGCTGGATTATCCCTACACTCATGGAATTTCCAGTGGATCAGAGG ACAGCTTCATTCGGAGACGCAACCGAAGGCCCCCCGATGAGATCTTCGTGACTTCTTCCAGCATGCCTGAAGCAGATCCAGTGAGCAGGGAAG AGGAAGATTTAGTTGGAAGTCTTGCAAGTATGTCCAGCAATGAAATGATTAAAGCAATCCAGAAGATGCCAAAGACCatgagaaaaaagagagagatcag AAACAAAGTTCTGAAAGAAAGAACCAAAAAATCCCGGCATCGTGGTGCTCAGTGGACACAGGGAGCACCGGGAGTG tcattTCGGCGATTTGGAAATGCCCTTTCAGAATTTTTTCAACAACTGCGGCCATGGCACAAGAGTCTGAAGATCATTGGTGCTGAGTTTGGAACAAGTGttctttcttattttgttttcttgaagtGGCTGCTAAATTTTAACATCTTCTCATTCCTCATAAACTTTGGTTTCATCACAATTCCTCAGTTTCTGGCAGCAGAACCAAATAACCTTTCATTCACgggcctggagctgctcactgGAGCT GGTTATTTTCAACAAACAGTTCTCTACTATGGCTTTTACACCAATGCTACAATCAGTAAAGTGGAGAATGGTCCATCTTACAACATGCAGCTGGCCTATATTTTCACTGTTGGAATATATTTTGTCATCTGTTTTCTTATCTTGCTGTTCAG CATGGCAAGATTCTTCTCCAGTAACTTTAGGTTAACAAAGGCATTCTCTGTGAATGCCAGCAAGCTGCTCTGTACTTGGGACTTCAACATAACTAATGAAGAAGCTGTGAAGCTGCAACAGAAGAATCTCCTCACACAGATAAAG GAAGATCTCACTGAAGTAAACAAAGAAGTTGTAAATTTTTCTGCGATGGAGAGATTTGTTCATATTGCTACTCATCTCCTTGCTTGGGTTGTTTCCCTGGCAACAGCAGTAGCTGCTTGTGCTGGTGTTTACTTCCTCTCTGTTAATAACCTCAAG CTGTTTATGAAAGGGTATAGCAATGATCTACAGAGACAATCTGCCATGTTGGTGCTACCTGTGATTGTGTCTCTCCTCAACACTTTGGTCCCATTCCTCTTCTCCTGGcttgggcacctggagaagttTCAGACTCCTGGACAGCACATTTATGTCACTATTGTCAG AAATATCATCCTGAAAATCTCAATTGTTGGAATATTGTGCTACTACTGGCTGAACATCGTGGCTACCTCAGAGTCGCAG TGCTGGGAAACTTTGGTTGGCCAAGATATTTATCGTCTTGTTCTAGTTGACttcatattttgtttgcttggcTCTTTCTTTGGAGAGTTTTTACGAAG aatTATTGGAACTACAGTCTGtgtgagcctggggctgccagaaTTTGATATCGGACGAAATGTTTTAGATTTGATCTATGCACAGACTTTGACCTG GATTGGTATCCTGTTCTCACCTCTGTTGCCTGGTATCCAGATGATAGCATTTCTTATAGTATTTTTTGTGAAAAAG GTCAGTCTGATGAGGAATTGCCAGCCCCCTCGTGAAGTCTGGAGAACTGCTCAAATGACCACATCCttcattttcctgctgttttgtccttctttccttggagTCCTGTCTGTCACTGGGGTCACTGTCTGGAG GTTAAAGCCTTCAGAAGAATGTGGCCCTTTCCGAGGTTTGCCCTCCATGTATGCTGCAGTTGATGAGTGGATACAGATGCTGGAAAGATACACTGTCTCAAAATGGGTAGTGTGGATCTACCACAATTTAATTGCAAGTgaaattttcttcttcatcatcTCTACTGTTGTTCT aaTTGTTACTTATCTTTACTGGCAAATAATACAAGCAAGAAAGACCATGATCAAACTCTTACACAACCAAATTATTAAT GCAGGACAAGATAAGAAGTTTCTGCTCCAAAAGCTACAAAGAGAGCAAAGGGCAAAGAGAAGAAGCTCGTCTGCCCTGGGAGGAAGAGGCCAGCAG AGAAGCTCCTCTTCATACCACCCATCCATGCAACCTGCCCAGGACGTGCCAGGCTACCCAGAAAGGGCATTTGACAGAAACCAAAACACATCCCACAATGAG caTCCATTTTCTGTTGAGATCTCAAGCAGCAGTGACTTTTCACCAG GCGCTGAGCCCAGCCCGCCCGGCCGGAGCCCCGGCACGTCCCGGGCTGTGGCGCTCGCCCTGCGCGCCCGGGCGGCGGCGCTGGAGGAGGACAGCGATCCCACCGCGGGgttccagccctgggcaggcacgGACAGCGATGGCAGCGAGAGattccagccctga
- the TMC5 gene encoding transmembrane channel-like protein 5 isoform X2, with product MSYHYNEAFENPDYHFSETLEIDRRGSSQRNPFSHQTPHDSSQSDYYGEHRGREQNYPVAIPMSSLGPGSDYSHDLPSTSPYGNFTDSFIRRRNRRPPDEIFVTSSSMPEADPVSREEEDLVGSLASMSSNEMIKAIQKMPKTMRKKREIRNKVLKERTKKSRHRGAQWTQGAPGVSFRRFGNALSEFFQQLRPWHKSLKIIGAEFGTSVLSYFVFLKWLLNFNIFSFLINFGFITIPQFLAAEPNNLSFTGLELLTGAGYFQQTVLYYGFYTNATISKVENGPSYNMQLAYIFTVGIYFVICFLILLFSMARFFSSNFRLTKAFSVNASKLLCTWDFNITNEEAVKLQQKNLLTQIKEDLTEVNKEVVNFSAMERFVHIATHLLAWVVSLATAVAACAGVYFLSVNNLKLFMKGYSNDLQRQSAMLVLPVIVSLLNTLVPFLFSWLGHLEKFQTPGQHIYVTIVRNIILKISIVGILCYYWLNIVATSESQCWETLVGQDIYRLVLVDFIFCLLGSFFGEFLRRIIGTTVCVSLGLPEFDIGRNVLDLIYAQTLTWIGILFSPLLPGIQMIAFLIVFFVKKVSLMRNCQPPREVWRTAQMTTSFIFLLFCPSFLGVLSVTGVTVWRLKPSEECGPFRGLPSMYAAVDEWIQMLERYTVSKWVVWIYHNLIASEIFFFIISTVVLIVTYLYWQIIQARKTMIKLLHNQIINAGQDKKFLLQKLQREQRAKRRSSSALGGRGQQRSSSSYHPSMQPAQDVPGYPERAFDRNQNTSHNEHPFSVEISSSSDFSPGAEPSPPGRSPGTSRAVALALRARAAALEEDSDPTAGFQPWAGTDSDGSERFQP from the exons GGGGAGCTCTCAGAGGAACCCATTCTCTCACCAAACTCCTCATGATTCATCTCAGTCTGATTACTATGGAGAGCACAGAGGCAGGGAGCAGAACTACCCTGTGGCCATCCCAATGTCTTCCCTGGGCCCTGGCTCTGACTACAGCCACGATTTACCCAGCACAAGCCCATATGGAAATTTCACAG ACAGCTTCATTCGGAGACGCAACCGAAGGCCCCCCGATGAGATCTTCGTGACTTCTTCCAGCATGCCTGAAGCAGATCCAGTGAGCAGGGAAG AGGAAGATTTAGTTGGAAGTCTTGCAAGTATGTCCAGCAATGAAATGATTAAAGCAATCCAGAAGATGCCAAAGACCatgagaaaaaagagagagatcag AAACAAAGTTCTGAAAGAAAGAACCAAAAAATCCCGGCATCGTGGTGCTCAGTGGACACAGGGAGCACCGGGAGTG tcattTCGGCGATTTGGAAATGCCCTTTCAGAATTTTTTCAACAACTGCGGCCATGGCACAAGAGTCTGAAGATCATTGGTGCTGAGTTTGGAACAAGTGttctttcttattttgttttcttgaagtGGCTGCTAAATTTTAACATCTTCTCATTCCTCATAAACTTTGGTTTCATCACAATTCCTCAGTTTCTGGCAGCAGAACCAAATAACCTTTCATTCACgggcctggagctgctcactgGAGCT GGTTATTTTCAACAAACAGTTCTCTACTATGGCTTTTACACCAATGCTACAATCAGTAAAGTGGAGAATGGTCCATCTTACAACATGCAGCTGGCCTATATTTTCACTGTTGGAATATATTTTGTCATCTGTTTTCTTATCTTGCTGTTCAG CATGGCAAGATTCTTCTCCAGTAACTTTAGGTTAACAAAGGCATTCTCTGTGAATGCCAGCAAGCTGCTCTGTACTTGGGACTTCAACATAACTAATGAAGAAGCTGTGAAGCTGCAACAGAAGAATCTCCTCACACAGATAAAG GAAGATCTCACTGAAGTAAACAAAGAAGTTGTAAATTTTTCTGCGATGGAGAGATTTGTTCATATTGCTACTCATCTCCTTGCTTGGGTTGTTTCCCTGGCAACAGCAGTAGCTGCTTGTGCTGGTGTTTACTTCCTCTCTGTTAATAACCTCAAG CTGTTTATGAAAGGGTATAGCAATGATCTACAGAGACAATCTGCCATGTTGGTGCTACCTGTGATTGTGTCTCTCCTCAACACTTTGGTCCCATTCCTCTTCTCCTGGcttgggcacctggagaagttTCAGACTCCTGGACAGCACATTTATGTCACTATTGTCAG AAATATCATCCTGAAAATCTCAATTGTTGGAATATTGTGCTACTACTGGCTGAACATCGTGGCTACCTCAGAGTCGCAG TGCTGGGAAACTTTGGTTGGCCAAGATATTTATCGTCTTGTTCTAGTTGACttcatattttgtttgcttggcTCTTTCTTTGGAGAGTTTTTACGAAG aatTATTGGAACTACAGTCTGtgtgagcctggggctgccagaaTTTGATATCGGACGAAATGTTTTAGATTTGATCTATGCACAGACTTTGACCTG GATTGGTATCCTGTTCTCACCTCTGTTGCCTGGTATCCAGATGATAGCATTTCTTATAGTATTTTTTGTGAAAAAG GTCAGTCTGATGAGGAATTGCCAGCCCCCTCGTGAAGTCTGGAGAACTGCTCAAATGACCACATCCttcattttcctgctgttttgtccttctttccttggagTCCTGTCTGTCACTGGGGTCACTGTCTGGAG GTTAAAGCCTTCAGAAGAATGTGGCCCTTTCCGAGGTTTGCCCTCCATGTATGCTGCAGTTGATGAGTGGATACAGATGCTGGAAAGATACACTGTCTCAAAATGGGTAGTGTGGATCTACCACAATTTAATTGCAAGTgaaattttcttcttcatcatcTCTACTGTTGTTCT aaTTGTTACTTATCTTTACTGGCAAATAATACAAGCAAGAAAGACCATGATCAAACTCTTACACAACCAAATTATTAAT GCAGGACAAGATAAGAAGTTTCTGCTCCAAAAGCTACAAAGAGAGCAAAGGGCAAAGAGAAGAAGCTCGTCTGCCCTGGGAGGAAGAGGCCAGCAG AGAAGCTCCTCTTCATACCACCCATCCATGCAACCTGCCCAGGACGTGCCAGGCTACCCAGAAAGGGCATTTGACAGAAACCAAAACACATCCCACAATGAG caTCCATTTTCTGTTGAGATCTCAAGCAGCAGTGACTTTTCACCAG GCGCTGAGCCCAGCCCGCCCGGCCGGAGCCCCGGCACGTCCCGGGCTGTGGCGCTCGCCCTGCGCGCCCGGGCGGCGGCGCTGGAGGAGGACAGCGATCCCACCGCGGGgttccagccctgggcaggcacgGACAGCGATGGCAGCGAGAGattccagccctga